One genomic window of Megachile rotundata isolate GNS110a chromosome 12, iyMegRotu1, whole genome shotgun sequence includes the following:
- the OtopLa gene encoding proton channel otopetrin-like a isoform X8, translating to MEVEIVPFVENNVNGVGGDVLRHGSRVQIARKTRTSLFIIMSFIYAKLLVVVCIAYVISEVVTHKLPLYYYEGFFTYLYGVSILFLLYVFCFLLQESACCARGSDSPPPPPRPPKPPKEPKDKNKKKDKKDKEQKAAKAKKEYQDAADVEAGVATRALRKRKTSQNDQSHGSFFLRIGAIAFGLGTMVYNGLEFGTFFEVPPTSPCYQILQGVNPVLQMIFTFMQMYFIFMNSRLNIHRFKVIARFGLMHVVATNLCVWIRTLVLESIKEITKHHQKMGQFEAGILESIKQHSMRNAGAILGTAPRDVALLREAPLTATRSSTVTTSIASTTIASFGRVMRTTARAIARAVTTPSTTTTTDWNPLTSTTNSTSAPLPNLTATTVNTLSTLLTTLTPKATTEQTTPSTTTTTTITTPTTSTTTTPSTTFSSYYIEMFEAPQADSKEEIHQIFDVNNQTNSSEYWSPNFGIYAEALTDEEMASNSCGRVNIMGTIVQDAEPYLFPFIIEYSLIGAAVIYVMWKHIGRHPRWPHQVEADLERRLEAMLSRRAVALAHAGHTRVDCVGASKGLFFGLLLLVGSLICLILFFVLIHHPDFGLIAIYLADVSHCVLMVLSIVAIIVGFIRVQSLKFKAEEQSDLNDILLRVSGFGLFVYAVFSVIAGSLAAFTHEPNLLVMLTGLLSVAQVILQMLFIADVSRRRVHLPEHDRSKPGRQVVTFLLICNLTMWVIYTFESQKVMANPVQLDFYGFLAWAIVQRVTLPLCIFHRFHSAVTFAEIWKTSYKARLE from the exons ATGGAAGTGGAAATAGTGCCGTTTGTGGAGAATAATGTTAACGGAGTCGGAGGAGACGTGCTACGACACGGTAGTAGGGTACAAATAGCAAGAAAAACACG GACGTCGTTGTTCATTATTATGAGCTTCATCTATGCGAAGCTGTTGGTGGTGGTGTGCATCGCTTACGTGATTAGCGAGGTGGTCACGCACAAACTGCCACTCTACTATTACGAAGGTTTCTTCACGTATTTGTACGGGGTTAGCATCTTGTTCCTGTTGTACGTGTTCTGCTTCCTGTTGCAAGAAAGCGCGTGTTGCGCAAGGGGCAGCGATTCACCGCCGCCTCCTCCGAGACCACCCAAACCTCCCAAAGAACCCAAGGACAAGAACAAGAAGAAGGACAAAAAGGACAAAGAACAAAAGGCGGCAAAGGCCAAGAAAGAGTACCAG GATGCGGCTGACGTCGAGGCTGGTGTGGCCACTCGAGCTTTGCGGAAACGGAAGACGTCGCAAAACGATCAGAGCCACGGAAGCTTCTTCCTTAGAATTGGAGCAATAG CGTTCGGTTTGGGGACAATGGTGTACAATGGTCTGGAATTCGGTACCTTCTTCGAGGTACCACCTACGTCACCCTGCTACCAGATCCTCCAGGGAGTCAATCCGGTTCTGCAAATGATCTTCACATTCATGCAGATGTACTTCATCTTCATGAACTCCAGG CTGAACATTCATCGCTTCAAAGTAATAGCACGTTTTGGGTTGATGCATGTGGTCGCCACCAATCTCTGCGTTTGGATTCGTACTCTCGTGTTGGAGAGCATTAAGGAGATCACTAAGCATCATCAGAAAATGGGCCAGTTCGAGGCCGGAATTCTTG AGAGTATCAAGCAACACTCGATGCGAAATGCGGGCGCCATCTTGGGAACAGCGCCTCGTGACGTGGCTTTGTTACGCGAGGCGCCATTAACCGCCACGAGGTCATCGACCGTAACAACGTCCATCGCCAGCACGACCATCGCTTCGTTTGGTCGTGTAATGAGAACAACAGCAAGGGCAATTGCCAGGGCTGTTACAACACCCAGCACTACCACAACGACCGACTGGAATCCTCTAACCTCGACAACCAACTCCACCTCAGCACCCTTGCCTAATTTAACTGCGACCACTGTCAACACGTTGTCCACTTTGTTGACCACGTTGACACCGAAAGCTACCACCGAACAGACCACTCCGAGTACGACTACTACCACCACCATCACCACACCCACCACCAGCACCACTACCACGCCTTCAACAACGTTCTCGTCGTACTACATCGAAATGTTCGAGGCACCGCAGGCTGATAGCAAAGAAGAG ATACACCAGATCTTCGACGTGAATAATCAAACAAACAGCAGTGAATACTGGAGCCCGAACTTCGGAATCTACGCGGAGGCATTAACGGACGAGGAAATGGCGTCGAATTCATGCGGTCGCGTTAACATTATGGGAACCATCGTGCAGGATGCTGAACCGTACCTGTTCCCCTTCATCATCGAGTACAGTCTGATCGGTGCCGCAGTAATTTACGTAATGTGGAAGCACATTGGACGACATCCCCGTTGGCCACATCAGGTGGAGGCCGATTTGGAACGTCGCCTGGAGGCCATGTTGTCTCGAAGGGCTGTCGCTTTGGCTCACGCAG GTCACACAAGGGTGGACTGTGTAGGAGCGAGCAAAGGACTGTTCTTCGGCCTGCTGTTGCTGGTTGGCTCACTGATCTGCCTGATCCTCTTCTTCGTGCTGATCCATCACCCAGACTTCGGTTTGATCGCGATTTACCTGGCCGACGTGTCGCATTGCGTGCTGATGGTGCTGTCGATCGTCGCCATAATCGTCGGGTTCATCCGCGTGCAGAGTCTCAAGTTCAAAGCCGAGGAGCAGAGCGACCTGAACGACATTCTGCTACGCGTGTCGGGCTTCGGGCTGTTCGTTTACGCGGTGTTCAGCGTGATCGCCGGCTCGTTGGCAGCGTTCACACACGAGCCGAATCTCCTGGTGATGTTGACCGGTCTCCTATCGGTCGCCCAGGTGATCCTTCAGATGCTGTTCATCGCGGACGTGTCTCGCAGGAGGGTCCACTTGCCGGAGCACGATCGCAGCAAGCCAGGTCGACAGGTGGTCACGTTCCTGTTGATCTGCAACCTGACCATGTGGGTGATCTACACGTTCGAGTCGCAGAAAGTGATGGCCAACCCGGTGCAGCTCGATTTCTACGGGTTCCTCGCCTGGGCCATCGTCCAGAGGGTCACTCTGCCTCTGTGCATCTTCCACAGGTTCCACAGCGCGGTCACGTTCGCGGAGATCTGGAAGACCAGCTACAAGGCACGCCTCGAGTAG
- the OtopLa gene encoding proton channel otopetrin-like a isoform X7, protein MVGGGDCKVATVEVEAAAADNTATLPVTRPLNPQNSSQNAQDNAEKNNAANKEMELKNVRSTPAKKTSLFIIMSFIYAKLLVVVCIAYVISEVVTHKLPLYYYEGFFTYLYGVSILFLLYVFCFLLQESACCARGSDSPPPPPRPPKPPKEPKDKNKKKDKKDKEQKAAKAKKEYQDAADVEAGVATRALRKRKTSQNDQSHGSFFLRIGAIAFGLGTMVYNGLEFGTFFEVPPTSPCYQILQGVNPVLQMIFTFMQMYFIFMNSRLNIHRFKVIARFGLMHVVATNLCVWIRTLVLESIKEITKHHQKMGQFEAGILESIKQHSMRNAGAILGTAPRDVALLREAPLTATRSSTVTTSIASTTIASFGRVMRTTARAIARAVTTPSTTTTTDWNPLTSTTNSTSAPLPNLTATTVNTLSTLLTTLTPKATTEQTTPSTTTTTTITTPTTSTTTTPSTTFSSYYIEMFEAPQADSKEEIHQIFDVNNQTNSSEYWSPNFGIYAEALTDEEMASNSCGRVNIMGTIVQDAEPYLFPFIIEYSLIGAAVIYVMWKHIGRHPRWPHQVEADLERRLEAMLSRRAVALAHAGHTRVDCVGASKGLFFGLLLLVGSLICLILFFVLIHHPDFGLIAIYLADVSHCVLMVLSIVAIIVGFIRVQSLKFKAEEQSDLNDILLRVSGFGLFVYAVFSVIAGSLAAFTHEPNLLVMLTGLLSVAQVILQMLFIADVSRRRVHLPEHDRSKPGRQVVTFLLICNLTMWVIYTFESQKVMANPVQLDFYGFLAWAIVQRVTLPLCIFHRFHSAVTFAEIWKTSYKARLE, encoded by the exons GACGTCGTTGTTCATTATTATGAGCTTCATCTATGCGAAGCTGTTGGTGGTGGTGTGCATCGCTTACGTGATTAGCGAGGTGGTCACGCACAAACTGCCACTCTACTATTACGAAGGTTTCTTCACGTATTTGTACGGGGTTAGCATCTTGTTCCTGTTGTACGTGTTCTGCTTCCTGTTGCAAGAAAGCGCGTGTTGCGCAAGGGGCAGCGATTCACCGCCGCCTCCTCCGAGACCACCCAAACCTCCCAAAGAACCCAAGGACAAGAACAAGAAGAAGGACAAAAAGGACAAAGAACAAAAGGCGGCAAAGGCCAAGAAAGAGTACCAG GATGCGGCTGACGTCGAGGCTGGTGTGGCCACTCGAGCTTTGCGGAAACGGAAGACGTCGCAAAACGATCAGAGCCACGGAAGCTTCTTCCTTAGAATTGGAGCAATAG CGTTCGGTTTGGGGACAATGGTGTACAATGGTCTGGAATTCGGTACCTTCTTCGAGGTACCACCTACGTCACCCTGCTACCAGATCCTCCAGGGAGTCAATCCGGTTCTGCAAATGATCTTCACATTCATGCAGATGTACTTCATCTTCATGAACTCCAGG CTGAACATTCATCGCTTCAAAGTAATAGCACGTTTTGGGTTGATGCATGTGGTCGCCACCAATCTCTGCGTTTGGATTCGTACTCTCGTGTTGGAGAGCATTAAGGAGATCACTAAGCATCATCAGAAAATGGGCCAGTTCGAGGCCGGAATTCTTG AGAGTATCAAGCAACACTCGATGCGAAATGCGGGCGCCATCTTGGGAACAGCGCCTCGTGACGTGGCTTTGTTACGCGAGGCGCCATTAACCGCCACGAGGTCATCGACCGTAACAACGTCCATCGCCAGCACGACCATCGCTTCGTTTGGTCGTGTAATGAGAACAACAGCAAGGGCAATTGCCAGGGCTGTTACAACACCCAGCACTACCACAACGACCGACTGGAATCCTCTAACCTCGACAACCAACTCCACCTCAGCACCCTTGCCTAATTTAACTGCGACCACTGTCAACACGTTGTCCACTTTGTTGACCACGTTGACACCGAAAGCTACCACCGAACAGACCACTCCGAGTACGACTACTACCACCACCATCACCACACCCACCACCAGCACCACTACCACGCCTTCAACAACGTTCTCGTCGTACTACATCGAAATGTTCGAGGCACCGCAGGCTGATAGCAAAGAAGAG ATACACCAGATCTTCGACGTGAATAATCAAACAAACAGCAGTGAATACTGGAGCCCGAACTTCGGAATCTACGCGGAGGCATTAACGGACGAGGAAATGGCGTCGAATTCATGCGGTCGCGTTAACATTATGGGAACCATCGTGCAGGATGCTGAACCGTACCTGTTCCCCTTCATCATCGAGTACAGTCTGATCGGTGCCGCAGTAATTTACGTAATGTGGAAGCACATTGGACGACATCCCCGTTGGCCACATCAGGTGGAGGCCGATTTGGAACGTCGCCTGGAGGCCATGTTGTCTCGAAGGGCTGTCGCTTTGGCTCACGCAG GTCACACAAGGGTGGACTGTGTAGGAGCGAGCAAAGGACTGTTCTTCGGCCTGCTGTTGCTGGTTGGCTCACTGATCTGCCTGATCCTCTTCTTCGTGCTGATCCATCACCCAGACTTCGGTTTGATCGCGATTTACCTGGCCGACGTGTCGCATTGCGTGCTGATGGTGCTGTCGATCGTCGCCATAATCGTCGGGTTCATCCGCGTGCAGAGTCTCAAGTTCAAAGCCGAGGAGCAGAGCGACCTGAACGACATTCTGCTACGCGTGTCGGGCTTCGGGCTGTTCGTTTACGCGGTGTTCAGCGTGATCGCCGGCTCGTTGGCAGCGTTCACACACGAGCCGAATCTCCTGGTGATGTTGACCGGTCTCCTATCGGTCGCCCAGGTGATCCTTCAGATGCTGTTCATCGCGGACGTGTCTCGCAGGAGGGTCCACTTGCCGGAGCACGATCGCAGCAAGCCAGGTCGACAGGTGGTCACGTTCCTGTTGATCTGCAACCTGACCATGTGGGTGATCTACACGTTCGAGTCGCAGAAAGTGATGGCCAACCCGGTGCAGCTCGATTTCTACGGGTTCCTCGCCTGGGCCATCGTCCAGAGGGTCACTCTGCCTCTGTGCATCTTCCACAGGTTCCACAGCGCGGTCACGTTCGCGGAGATCTGGAAGACCAGCTACAAGGCACGCCTCGAGTAG